TAAACATCCTCCCCTGCCGCCATCTTCACTTCCATCTTCacttccatcttctcctcctttacCAGAGCATCAGCTTCTTTCTCAAGCGCATCACTTGTTTCTTGCAGAGCTTCAGTTTCAAAAATTTCCACTTCAGCCTCCACCTCAGATAAAGTTATGGATTCAAGTGTCAtggcttctccttcctcctccacctgcacacATTCGACATTAGCTCCCGCAGTTTGATCGGAGGCTGAACTCGTTTTGTCCGCCTCATCGGTTCCCGGAGGCGCTGCAGGAATTCGACAGACGAGCTCTGTCATCAATGAGGTGGTTTCCCCCTCCAGCTCCTGAAGGTCAGCAGACAGAGAGCTCCACTGAGAAAGAACTTTAGACACAACTTCACCCTCATCTTCACCCGTGTTCTCAGCTTTGACTGCAGCTTTGTGTTCGGCACCGACCAACAGCTCCTGGAGTcgtttctccacttcctcatcGAGAGTAAACTTTGTTTGGAGGAGCTCCTCGGTTTTCAGAGAATCCACCGAGGAATTCACTGAATGTAGAGTTACAGACTCTAAGGTCATTTGTTCAGATTCGCTCTTCTCCTCATTGACAGCGACGTTTCCCGAGGTTGATTCTACTCTAGATTCCACTCTGGCTTCCGAAGCTAAGACGTCAGGTTCCTGTGCATTCGGGATGGAGGCAGTACGTTCAGcatcagcagcttcactctctAGAGCAGAGGTCATGGACTCTACTGATGGCTCTACCGCACTTTCTACTGATGGCTCTACTGTTGCTATTGTAGTTTCTAGTGTTGCCACCAGGGGAGTAGTGGCGTCTCCTGAAGGGTCTACTGTCGTTTCTAATGAAGGTTCTAATGTTGAGGTGAAGGAGACGCTAGTGACTTCCAGATCCACACTCGTAGCTTGTTCTCTTTCAACTGAAGCTTCAACTGTTGCAATCGTCTCCACTGATCCTGCAACAGAGGCTCTGGTTTCTACTGGTGGAAGACTGACCTCTACTGGTGATTCTACTGCAGCTTCTATTAATGTGATGTCTATCATAGATTCTGCTGAGCCCTCGACTGGTGCTACTCTCTCTGACGTTTCCTGAGGAGCGATGCTTGTTTCTGCTGATGTCTCTAATGCAGTTTCTACTGAAGGTTCTCCTGTGTACAAGATGCCCACCTGTCCTGAATCTGCAGCTGATGCATCTACTGTGATGTCTATCAGAAGCTCTACTGGAGCTTCTAATGCCTCTACAGGATTAATACCAGTCTTAACTGATGATTCTATTGCAGTTTCTACTGTTGTTGTGTATAAggttccctcctctcctgaaTCTTTGCTTATCATTTGTATTTCTGGAGCTGTATCTATTGTGACGTCTATCAGAGGCTCTACTGGACCTTCAGCAACAGGAGGCTGAGGTTCTAATGCTTCTACAAGAGGACGACTCGACTCTGTTGATGGTTCTGTTGAAGTTTCGACAGCTGCAACAGAGGATTTCTCTACATTATCCGTCTCTGCAGCAGTTTCTACTTTGGTTTCTAGCGTTTGGGCTGAAGTTTGGAATTCTGCTGAAGCCGCTGTGGATCCAGACGTTGGAGAAGCTGAGGTTGTAGAAACAGCATCAGCAGTAAAGTCCTGGATCAAACCAGGAGGCGACTGTGTGGAAGATGCTGGTGTTGCTTGAGGGGAAAGCGGTGCAGGGTTTAAAGAAGATGTAGCTGTAGACACAGCACGAGAAAAAGAaactgcttgttttgttttagatgAATGAGGAACATCTGAGGTGGAGACATATGTTGAGGAGATGGTTGAGGCTTTGGTAGCTGTAGGAagaagaggtgaggaagaggagaaaaaacaaagatgtaaaACAAGAAGCAGAACGAATCAACGCTTGAGGGATcaattaaagaaacattttgttAACTCTTCTTAACATTTAATAGAATAAAGGATTAATCATTTCAGCTATAACATATCTGCAGACAGGTCAATAATGCTGTACACCACGTCCTCAATGTACTGACCTTTAGCACCACCGGGGAGCGCTGTGCCAGGCCTCTTTTGGGAGAATAGTTCTTCCAGGAGTTTAGCAACATCAACCGCAGGCTGAGGTTTGGCTTTTTCTGCAAGTGACAACATGTTGACAATTAAAATGCTGAAAGTTGACtgtcttaaaaaaataataattcactGCAGCTTCACTTTGTGCAACACTTCCTGACAATAAACAAATGTGAAGATAACACTAGACAAGATATCAAACAGGTCTGTTTTATTGGgttgtttcattttcaaaacatttaatgACTTTATCCTGATTATAAATGCTAATATGATTACATAAACTAATATATATGAATAGAATAATTGAGATTTCACATAAAAACCTGGTAGAAAATCACACGCACTATTGTCTTTCTTACTGATGTGAGTTATTCGTGGAAGTTTTCTGTCTGGAGGTTTGGAGCAGTACAGAGCCGCCTGCGGCCTCCACACAACTCTACACAACTCTCTGTGAAGATACTGGACACACACCATCAAAGTGAATACAACggatacacacacaatccaatTATTAGATGcacaagattatttaaaaaatactaaTTTCAATTTTCAAACTcctacaaaaaaagaaaataacattttacatcTGAAGATACACAAAGTCTGATATTcactatataaatactttatttgtgTTAGTATGTGAAGTTAACTCTAATTTAAACCTCATGtataatgttatataatatGTCACAGGGGACATTTTACTGAAGAATACATTTCCAGGACATTTTACTGATTGATAATCTGCACTTTTATTTGAAAGCTGCACTTTAatgatgcattttgaagctgtgatgctcctctctgtcattattaaaaaacaatacaacaattatttttaaattcagaTTCCAGcctcaaagagaaaaaaacactgtacTCACATTTAGACACGATCTTCTCCTGAAGAAAGCGGCCGCCATGTTTGTAATCGAATAAAATGTGTAGATAAGCAAAGCTCGTTTATCTGAGTTGAAGTGAAGGGTCGAGAAATGAGAAAGAACTAAATGTCCTGAGagagttcctcctcctccatgacaCCGCAGCGAGGACTTTACCTGCTTTAAATCTGCAGCTGATGAAGATGCACTAAATGCTGATGTTATGCATCATATCATCTGTAGCCTGCGAGCTGACATGTGTTAGTTTAGTAGATGTTCAGTTATATAAACACTCATAGCTTTAAAAATCACAACAACACGTGTTTCCTCTCAgcactgtcaaaataaaagctccaagGGCAACCCTGGAAAAAGGGCTGACCCCTGACAGTTCAATACTTTTTCactaaataatgatttaatacaTCACTTGCTTCTCTTCAATTTAATTAACACAGCTgctgtaattattattttaattaaaaaacacaatgcaaagttggtttatttattcaacACCGTCAAGAGGGTAATtagaaattaatttataaaatgaTTCAAATTATAGTAGAAGATAAAAATAAGTTAAAGGTTAAACTAGAACAAGGCAGCTAGAAATGTGAGTGTAGTTAAAGTGTGGTATAAGACCTGTATAAGCAGTCTAACATTTTCACCAGACTTTCAATAATTTATAACTCGGTTTGAAtgaactgaaatgaaacagataaataaataaattaaattaaatctggatataatatgatatacgGTGATTATGGAagatgcttttactttgaaggccAACGTGGTTGGATTTCCGGTTTTGTTACGTATGTTCTTTGAccacagtgttttgttttgacgCAGCTCGTTCATAGACAGCGCCCCCTTCAGGGCCTGTGGCAGCACAACACtaagctgcagagagaacacAGCTGACTGATTTCACTGTGACTGGGAAACACTGAGGGGAAGAAGACAAGTTCAAATGTAAAGTTGCTTtacttttctcttgtttttgcaGGATTGAAactaatatttcatttcattgttatggtaaattaaatattgaaatttgACTTGTTGAGGTCATGAAAATATCTGCTTCagttaatttaattgaattgcCTCAATTTTATAAGAAGAGGTGACTGGTTTAGATGTTGTTGTGGGTAATGAGTATATatgtgttttaattagttaagAAAAGTATTGAAACAACAAAATAAGTTTGTTCTCTTTCTTATTCCTTAAATCATCTCACGACCTTTCTAAATGAACTCCCTGACATCACCTGCTTGTGAGTGTAAAGGTAATAATCAGAGACGCAGAGCAGCCGCCGTCTTGGTCCAACTGGAGTTTATTCTGAACATTGAAAGACAACAACGTACATCATCTTCTAGAGTGATAATTAACAGCAGTTtccatcgccccccccccccccccccccccacgctcatATATTAACTCTCAGATTAGCAGTAGTAGTATACACAACCTGGAAGATAGACAGTGAGAACAGGTTCAAACTGGATTAGGttcagggaggagaggaggtcgGGTGGAACAGTAAGAACAGTAGGGTCGACAGGGACGAGGAcgaccttcatcatcatcttcatcgttAGCTTCAATCTGgggaaacacattcacaccttcctccACTGTCGAGATGCTGCGACCCGCCTCGCTGCCCTCTGATTGGACAGTGACTGGTCACAAAGGTAACGTTAGGTTGTCTCCGTGGTAATCCAGCGCGTGACTGAAACCATggcattaaattaaaaacttcTAGCTAAATTTACTAACTGGCCGAGTAGCtagctaactaactaacttaTATATTTACAACTCCGCTGAGCGAACACACTGGGATTTTATCTGTTGTCTGACTGGCGAACGCAGCGGCCATTTTGAACGCTCGGGTGGGAAAAGTCTGCGTGGAGGATTGGCGCTGCCTTCAGAGTGACTCCTGAGTTTGTGTACTTGAAAGAAATCAAGTACAATGATATGAATATAGACACTTTAAGCAAAAAGTGAAGTCTTACATTTGTTGTCCGTTTAAAATCAGCGAACAAGATAACACAACCGGATCCGAATGTGTACGAAGCTGGATAGTAAACATTTTTGAAGATTGAACAAATTCAAactgccactagggggcaatcaagatcatttggcttcacttttgagctggtgccatgtcgtccatctttaaatccaATCGAGGCTACTGAGAGAATTTTGGTCTTTTACTGACAACAAgaaaatcacttcctcttttatttttactaaTCCTCCAGGTTACGTTTCCTGCTTTGAGCattcaaaatggctgctgtgcGATGTTAGTCGTGTCCTCTGCTctaatgtttgtgtctgttttgaaAGTGCTGGGAGTGCCGACGCACAGTCAAATGATTTCTACACTTAGCTTTCTCATGGTTAGCGTGTGGAAATGACGTTTCAATAAAATACACGTCTGCGGTACCTATAGCGTGTTCGGGGGGCCCCCGATGGATCCGGCTCTGGGCCTTTTCGGATACTGTCGGGTTAAACACGTGACAGAAGAATCACCTTTAGAGCTAGAACCCCTGTGTGCGTtcaacatcaaataaaaacaaagacattctTCTTTACAGTACCTCAATTTAAATTAGCTGTCAATCCTGTTTCCCTGCGTCAGCCACATCCTCACCAgcgctattattattattattattattattcatacaaAGGGACATTTTGGCATGTCTGTAATTTATGTACACCGGACACTCgtcatgttttgtgtgttactGTAGTTTTAGCTTATTCGCATTGTT
The Platichthys flesus chromosome 12, fPlaFle2.1, whole genome shotgun sequence DNA segment above includes these coding regions:
- the si:dkey-22n8.3 gene encoding uncharacterized abhydrolase domain-containing protein DDB_G0269086 isoform X1, whose translation is MAAAFFRRRSCLNYLHRELCRVVWRPQAALYCSKPPDRKLPRITHISKKDNKKAKPQPAVDVAKLLEELFSQKRPGTALPGGAKATKASTISSTYVSTSDVPHSSKTKQAVSFSRAVSTATSSLNPAPLSPQATPASSTQSPPGLIQDFTADAVSTTSASPTSGSTAASAEFQTSAQTLETKVETAAETDNVEKSSVAAVETSTEPSTESSRPLVEALEPQPPVAEGPVEPLIDVTIDTAPEIQMISKDSGEEGTLYTTTVETAIESSVKTGINPVEALEAPVELLIDITVDASAADSGQVGILYTGEPSVETALETSAETSIAPQETSERVAPVEGSAESMIDITLIEAAVESPVEVSLPPVETRASVAGSVETIATVEASVEREQATSVDLEVTSVSFTSTLEPSLETTVDPSGDATTPLVATLETTIATVEPSVESAVEPSVESMTSALESEAADAERTASIPNAQEPDVLASEARVESRVESTSGNVAVNEEKSESEQMTLESVTLHSVNSSVDSLKTEELLQTKFTLDEEVEKRLQELLVGAEHKAAVKAENTGEDEGEVVSKVLSQWSSLSADLQELEGETTSLMTELVCRIPAAPPGTDEADKTSSASDQTAGANVECVQVEEEGEAMTLESITLSEVEAEVEIFETEALQETSDALEKEADALVKEEKMEVKMEVKMAAGEDVYSDTAEAEILTLDSISEAADAIEAEIPLMMEAMFGSEQGLRQTESLLPKLELQNEMIDQEAGKESAQQEGRVLAAMSVESVTLVEVEASLETLENESLSETSTYLENEAEFLAGETRTEVKEGTRSEEVPESLDVESLSLVEDLQTDALMEELLFTVPGQIVGVTEAQVHQEVVGANMLDGLDPVQRLFLEKIREYNNLHRSSGGPVEEESDYERHLSEETAKLQRLYGGGDLSSFPQFTFTEPELDQDPK
- the si:dkey-22n8.3 gene encoding uncharacterized abhydrolase domain-containing protein DDB_G0269086 isoform X2, whose amino-acid sequence is MAAAFFRRRSCLNYLHRELCRVVWRPQAALYCSKPPDRKLPRITHIKKAKPQPAVDVAKLLEELFSQKRPGTALPGGAKATKASTISSTYVSTSDVPHSSKTKQAVSFSRAVSTATSSLNPAPLSPQATPASSTQSPPGLIQDFTADAVSTTSASPTSGSTAASAEFQTSAQTLETKVETAAETDNVEKSSVAAVETSTEPSTESSRPLVEALEPQPPVAEGPVEPLIDVTIDTAPEIQMISKDSGEEGTLYTTTVETAIESSVKTGINPVEALEAPVELLIDITVDASAADSGQVGILYTGEPSVETALETSAETSIAPQETSERVAPVEGSAESMIDITLIEAAVESPVEVSLPPVETRASVAGSVETIATVEASVEREQATSVDLEVTSVSFTSTLEPSLETTVDPSGDATTPLVATLETTIATVEPSVESAVEPSVESMTSALESEAADAERTASIPNAQEPDVLASEARVESRVESTSGNVAVNEEKSESEQMTLESVTLHSVNSSVDSLKTEELLQTKFTLDEEVEKRLQELLVGAEHKAAVKAENTGEDEGEVVSKVLSQWSSLSADLQELEGETTSLMTELVCRIPAAPPGTDEADKTSSASDQTAGANVECVQVEEEGEAMTLESITLSEVEAEVEIFETEALQETSDALEKEADALVKEEKMEVKMEVKMAAGEDVYSDTAEAEILTLDSISEAADAIEAEIPLMMEAMFGSEQGLRQTESLLPKLELQNEMIDQEAGKESAQQEGRVLAAMSVESVTLVEVEASLETLENESLSETSTYLENEAEFLAGETRTEVKEGTRSEEVPESLDVESLSLVEDLQTDALMEELLFTVPGQIVGVTEAQVHQEVVGANMLDGLDPVQRLFLEKIREYNNLHRSSGGPVEEESDYERHLSEETAKLQRLYGGGDLSSFPQFTFTEPELDQDPK